The genomic DNA AGTGAGGGCGTCGTCACTGTCATGGGCGCTGCCCGCGAGCCCGGCAGTCGGGCGAAATTTGCAGTGGCCTCCACGGATGCGAATATCGATCCGGTGGGTGCCTGTGTGGGAATGAAAGGTAGCCGCGTACAAAATGTGGTGCAAGAGCTCAGGGGAGAAAAAATCGATATTATCTCCTGGCATGTGGACACGGCGAAATATGTATGCAATGCCCTGGCGCCGGCCGAAATCTCACGCGTTATCATTGATGAAGAAAACCGGGGCATGGAGGTCATCGTTCCGGATGAATCCCTGTCCGTGGCCATTGGAAAACGAGGGCAAAATGTTCGATTGGCCTCAAAATTGACGGGGTGGCATTTGGATGTGAAGAGTGAATCCAAATACAGTCAGGATATGAAAAAAGGGTATGACTCATTGATTGCCCTGCCCGGTATCGGCATGGGTCTGGCTGATGTGTTATACGAATCCGGATTCTACTCCGCGGAAGAAATTTCTCAATGTGCCGTTCAAGATTTGCTGCAGGTTCGGGATATGACGGAAGATAAAGCGATTGAACTTATTGAGGCGGCAAAGCGCTATATCGAGCAGGCTGAAAAGGCTACCCCTGTCCCTGACGAAACGGTGGCTACAGAGGATAAACCTGCGGCAGAGATGGCGGCAGCCGAGGACCATACGATTTTAAACAGCGCATCGACAGAAGACGAGCCTGATGTGGCTGATAACGACGCTGAATAGATGTTAGCGACATTCGATATCCGAAAGCCTATCGTTTTTTGAACGGGGATAACGGGCAATAGAAGTTAAGGGGGATGGATGGCAAAAAGAGTGTTTGAACTTGCCAGAGAACTTAACCTGACGGCCAAGGAATTATTGGCCAAGATAAAAGACGTGGACGTTGATCTCAAGAGCCATATGAGCACCTTGGATGATGCAATGGAAGCGCAAGTCAGGAAACATCTTTTCGGCAAAAAAAGCGAAGCCGCTGTCGAGGAGACCCGTATCCGGCCAACGGTTATTCGACGGCGTCGAAAAACGGCCCCTGAATCATCGGTGCTGAATGAAGCCGATGCGGAGCAGGAAGATACCGATATCATGGAGCCGTCCGAGGAGG from Desulfobacterales bacterium includes the following:
- the nusA gene encoding transcription termination factor NusA, giving the protein MFISDIKRVVDQISRDKGIHRDVLVKALEEALRSAAKKRFGAKADIEVQYNEESGEIEVFQFKEVVETITDPDTEISVEEGHKLDPESEIGDSLGTKMDTTTFGRIAAQSAKQVIIQKMKDAEREAVYAGFIDRKGEIINGIVQRIDRGDIIVNLGHTEGILSRREQVPREIYRRGDRIRALILDVQLDTRGPQILLSRTHPDFLISLFKTEVPEISEGVVTVMGAAREPGSRAKFAVASTDANIDPVGACVGMKGSRVQNVVQELRGEKIDIISWHVDTAKYVCNALAPAEISRVIIDEENRGMEVIVPDESLSVAIGKRGQNVRLASKLTGWHLDVKSESKYSQDMKKGYDSLIALPGIGMGLADVLYESGFYSAEEISQCAVQDLLQVRDMTEDKAIELIEAAKRYIEQAEKATPVPDETVATEDKPAAEMAAAEDHTILNSASTEDEPDVADNDAE